A genomic segment from Saccharicrinis carchari encodes:
- a CDS encoding pepsin/retropepsin-like aspartic protease family protein, whose amino-acid sequence MVATKVISRGLPPALILKVMAILKTKKHLWVNLCISLSFVILFACTSGSRKQPSAMTFQLNNKTDTIPLIFNQEGTTIFTKCIINGKQYTFGFDTGADGTMINTNIPSHDLKKNSVFEDIDGNTFEAAEVLIDNFMLSEIEFSNCHFLSYPIRHYDGLLGGDILENLIWKIDFANKHIQITDSIERFKPKLPGIPFRLKNKRPVITVQVNGIETDFIIDTGLSGFALINKDQSALKNKLHHLQKWDVLGKNAGNNIFEKNDILYEKQVYYSIAGLEVASHTFEGEMIQINSNKDTVLGLDFLKRFHNVIIDYINQRIYFGEKQQYKTTDYYKNINYFINSSGVGISNYNIQPIISHLRNNLEPGISLGDTVLEINNNEVYKRNSSYFHDRMVKEDKYHRFVASNYRKVMAEFYFENDYNVIKVKGKDGVVLKKLQKNEVVELPDTFINYPLLINESPLFDWIKRQETEIGEYYLHIINRHE is encoded by the coding sequence ATGGTGGCAACTAAAGTAATAAGCAGGGGGTTACCCCCTGCTTTAATTTTAAAAGTTATGGCAATATTAAAAACTAAAAAACACCTTTGGGTAAATCTTTGCATTTCACTCTCATTTGTAATTTTGTTTGCTTGCACCTCTGGCTCGAGAAAGCAACCAAGTGCTATGACGTTTCAACTAAACAATAAAACAGATACAATTCCACTCATATTTAATCAGGAAGGGACAACAATATTTACAAAATGTATTATTAACGGCAAACAATATACGTTCGGGTTTGATACAGGGGCAGATGGAACAATGATTAATACAAATATTCCTTCGCATGATTTAAAAAAAAATAGTGTTTTTGAAGATATTGACGGTAATACATTTGAAGCAGCAGAAGTTTTAATTGACAATTTTATGCTTTCTGAAATTGAGTTTTCCAATTGTCATTTCTTAAGTTACCCAATCAGGCATTATGATGGTTTATTAGGAGGGGATATTCTGGAAAATTTGATATGGAAAATTGATTTTGCCAACAAACACATTCAAATAACGGACTCTATCGAGAGGTTTAAACCAAAACTTCCGGGCATTCCGTTTAGGCTCAAAAACAAGCGTCCTGTAATTACAGTTCAAGTAAATGGGATTGAAACTGATTTTATTATAGATACAGGACTGTCAGGGTTTGCACTGATTAACAAAGACCAAAGCGCACTTAAAAACAAACTACATCACTTACAAAAATGGGATGTCCTTGGGAAAAATGCAGGGAATAATATTTTTGAAAAAAATGATATTCTTTATGAAAAGCAGGTCTATTATTCCATCGCCGGTCTCGAAGTAGCCAGCCATACTTTTGAAGGTGAAATGATCCAAATCAATTCTAATAAAGACACCGTATTGGGGCTTGATTTTTTAAAACGTTTTCACAATGTAATCATCGACTATATAAACCAAAGAATTTATTTTGGTGAAAAACAGCAATATAAAACAACTGATTATTACAAGAATATCAATTACTTTATTAATTCATCAGGGGTGGGCATTTCCAATTATAATATACAACCCATCATCTCTCATTTACGCAATAATCTGGAACCAGGCATTAGCCTTGGCGATACCGTGCTGGAAATTAATAACAATGAAGTTTATAAAAGAAATAGTTCTTATTTTCACGATAGGATGGTCAAAGAAGATAAATACCACAGGTTTGTAGCTTCTAATTATAGAAAAGTAATGGCCGAGTTTTATTTTGAAAATGACTACAATGTAATAAAGGTAAAAGGTAAAGATGGTGTTGTCTTAAAAAAGTTACAAAAAAATGAGGTCGTCGAACTTCCTGATACATTTATCAATTATCCATTGTTAATAAATGAATCGCCACTATTTGATTGGATAAAAAGACAAGAAACAGAAATTGGAGAATATTATCTACACATTATAAATAGACATGAATAA